A single Thermoanaerobaculia bacterium DNA region contains:
- a CDS encoding UDP-2,3-diacylglucosamine diphosphatase, producing the protein MRVAVVADAHLGGPGGEAQPLVDQLLRLPGEGAGRLVLLGDLFQAWVGFHQYETPGIRRFVDAIATLRRQGLRVDYVEGNRDFFLAEGPYRGSFDSVGVECAFEAGGVRYLAVHGDGLNDRDRQYLAWRWLSKSGAVRMVIRGVPRRVVGRLVDAAERRLSRTNFKHKAEVPEVPIRRFGTRRLAEGHDVLLLGHFHEPRTYLVPGGEIRLLDAWFRSRRVEWLG; encoded by the coding sequence ATGAGAGTCGCCGTCGTTGCGGATGCACATCTGGGCGGACCCGGGGGCGAAGCGCAGCCGCTCGTCGACCAGCTGTTGCGGCTCCCAGGAGAGGGCGCAGGCCGTCTGGTGCTCCTGGGCGACCTCTTCCAGGCCTGGGTCGGTTTTCATCAGTACGAGACGCCGGGCATCCGGCGCTTCGTCGACGCCATTGCGACGCTGCGCCGGCAGGGCTTGCGCGTCGACTATGTCGAAGGCAACCGCGACTTTTTTCTCGCCGAGGGCCCCTATCGAGGGAGCTTCGACTCGGTCGGCGTCGAATGCGCCTTCGAGGCCGGCGGCGTGCGCTACCTCGCGGTGCACGGCGACGGACTGAACGACCGCGACCGGCAGTACCTGGCCTGGCGCTGGCTGTCGAAGAGCGGGGCGGTCCGGATGGTGATTCGCGGCGTGCCGCGCCGGGTGGTCGGCAGGCTCGTGGATGCCGCCGAGCGCCGGCTCTCGCGCACCAACTTCAAGCACAAGGCGGAGGTCCCGGAGGTGCCGATTCGCCGCTTCGGCACGCGGCGACTGGCCGAGGGGCACGATGTTCTCCTGCTCGGCCACTTTCACGAGCCGCGCACCTACCTCGTGCCGGGCGGGGAGATCCGTCTGCTCGACGCCTGGTTCCGGAGCCGACGGGTCGAATGGCTCGGATAG
- a CDS encoding Mrp/NBP35 family ATP-binding protein — protein sequence MSGPNVLNEDQIWEVLKGVRFPGMSRDIVSFGFVKQLAIDGGTVRVRLVITTQNRAAAEQVQADVERAVGALPGVAGVAVEIEVAAPPSREETAARAIAQNPNLIPEVRAVVAVASGKGGVGKSTVASNLAIALGQSGHRVGLLDVDIYGPSLPTMFGIDERPVVIGNRIRPFEKYGIRLMSLGFILDTDTPVIWRGPMVMKAIEQMLGDVDWGALDFLILDMPPGTGDAQLSVIQKVSVAGAVIVTTPQDVALFDARKGLAMFRKMEVPVLGIVENMSTFVCPNCGHETHVFRSGGGERTARELDTPFLGSVPLDAAIAEGGDAGTPIVIAQPQGPHAAAFARIAAAVAASVALRNP from the coding sequence ATGAGCGGTCCGAACGTTTTGAACGAGGATCAGATCTGGGAAGTTCTGAAGGGTGTCCGGTTTCCGGGCATGAGCCGCGACATCGTCTCGTTCGGTTTCGTGAAGCAGCTCGCGATCGACGGCGGCACGGTGCGTGTGCGGCTCGTCATCACGACGCAGAATCGCGCCGCGGCCGAGCAGGTGCAGGCCGATGTCGAGCGCGCCGTCGGCGCCTTGCCGGGGGTGGCTGGCGTCGCCGTCGAAATCGAGGTCGCGGCGCCGCCGTCGCGCGAGGAGACGGCGGCGCGGGCGATCGCGCAGAACCCGAACCTGATCCCGGAGGTCCGCGCCGTGGTCGCGGTGGCGAGCGGCAAGGGCGGCGTCGGGAAGTCGACGGTGGCGAGCAATCTCGCGATCGCGCTCGGGCAGTCCGGCCACCGTGTCGGCCTCCTCGACGTCGACATCTACGGACCGTCGCTGCCGACGATGTTCGGCATCGACGAACGCCCGGTGGTCATCGGCAACCGGATCCGGCCGTTCGAGAAGTACGGCATCAGGCTCATGTCCCTGGGGTTCATCCTCGACACCGACACGCCGGTCATCTGGCGCGGTCCGATGGTGATGAAAGCGATCGAGCAGATGCTCGGCGATGTCGACTGGGGAGCGCTCGATTTCCTCATTCTCGACATGCCGCCTGGCACCGGTGACGCCCAGCTCTCCGTCATCCAGAAGGTCTCCGTCGCCGGCGCTGTGATCGTCACCACGCCCCAGGACGTCGCCCTCTTCGACGCCCGCAAGGGCCTCGCGATGTTCCGCAAGATGGAGGTTCCGGTCCTGGGCATCGTCGAGAACATGTCGACCTTCGTCTGCCCGAACTGCGGCCACGAGACCCATGTCTTCCGCAGCGGCGGCGGCGAACGAACCGCGCGCGAGCTCGACACGCCGTTCCTCGGCTCCGTCCCCCTCGACGCCGCGATCGCCGAAGGCGGCGACGCCGGCACCCCCATCGTCATCGCCCAGCCCCAAGGCCCCCACGCCGCCGCCTTCGCCAGGATCGCCGCCGCCGTGGCAGCGTCCGTCGCGCTCCGCAATCCCTAG
- a CDS encoding universal stress protein codes for MIQRLSRIVVGSSLAAQSDGVLASAIAFSRLVGAQLEVVHAYVPPMPYIGDPFPVAWASDELLADHEAALERALVAQAERVGARPGELAGFRLTPAPPALALEEAAKRFDAGLIVVGPAESGSRIAR; via the coding sequence ATGATCCAGCGCCTCAGCAGAATCGTCGTCGGAAGCTCCCTCGCCGCGCAGAGCGACGGCGTCCTGGCGAGCGCGATCGCCTTTTCCCGCCTGGTGGGTGCGCAGCTCGAAGTCGTGCACGCCTATGTGCCGCCGATGCCCTACATCGGGGACCCGTTTCCTGTGGCCTGGGCGAGCGACGAGCTGCTGGCGGACCACGAAGCGGCCCTCGAGCGCGCCCTCGTAGCCCAGGCCGAGCGGGTCGGCGCACGACCCGGAGAGCTTGCCGGGTTCCGCCTGACTCCAGCACCGCCGGCCCTGGCCCTCGAGGAAGCGGCCAAGCGGTTCGACGCCGGGCTGATCGTCGTCGGGCCTGCGGAGAGTGGCTCGCGGATCGCGCG
- a CDS encoding type II toxin-antitoxin system VapB family antitoxin, with protein sequence MRTNVHLDDELLQEAMRLAGAKTKRAMLDQALRFFVERKNAERDLESYRERLKRVQAKTAGLRFADSATELVRRDRERG encoded by the coding sequence ATGCGGACGAATGTGCACCTGGATGACGAGCTCCTGCAGGAGGCGATGCGGCTCGCCGGAGCGAAGACCAAGCGGGCCATGCTCGATCAGGCGCTGCGTTTCTTCGTCGAGCGGAAGAATGCCGAACGCGATCTCGAGAGCTATCGCGAGCGGCTGAAGCGGGTGCAGGCGAAGACGGCCGGCCTGCGCTTCGCCGACAGCGCCACCGAGCTGGTGCGCCGGGATCGCGAGCGCGGGTGA
- a CDS encoding type II toxin-antitoxin system VapC family toxin, translated as MKGFVLDTSVAIAVYLPEVFSPAARSHWERIAATGARCVVPSLHLWEFGNVLRTRVRAGALTESDAL; from the coding sequence GTGAAGGGCTTCGTCCTCGACACCAGCGTGGCGATCGCGGTCTATCTGCCGGAGGTCTTTTCGCCTGCGGCCAGGAGCCACTGGGAGCGCATCGCGGCGACGGGCGCCCGGTGCGTCGTTCCTTCGCTGCACCTGTGGGAGTTCGGCAACGTGCTCAGAACCCGTGTCCGCGCCGGAGCCCTGACCGAGTCGGATGCGCTCGA